The Micromonospora sp. M71_S20 genome window below encodes:
- a CDS encoding cobyric acid synthase, which yields MSGGLLVAGTTSDAGKSVLTAGICRWLRRRGVKVAPFKAQNMSNNSAVVVGPDGRGGEIGRAQAMQAAACGLAPDLRFNPVLLKPGSDLASQVVLLGEAVDTVTAGNFRELRPRLAETAYAALAELRAAYDVVICEGAGSPAEINLRAGDYVNMGLARHAGLPTIVVGDIDRGGVFASMFGTLALLDPADQALIAGFVINKFRGDLGLLRPGLDMLRQVTGRPTYGVLPWALDLWLDAEDSLAYGRVLGRPAAPRGTDWLDVAVVRLPRISNATDVEALATEPGVRVRLTVEPAELAAADLVVLPGSKSTVADLAWLRQTGLADAVLAHAAAGKPLLGICGGFQMLARAIHDPVESRQGSVPGLGLLPIEVTFDLRKTVRQSVGTARGDVPVHGYEIHHGYVSHADPALTPLLTCADGSGEGAVVGAVHGTHWHGAFESDGFRRRFLTEVARLAGRTGFTVAPDTAFAAARERSLDLLGDLVEEHLDTDALWHLVESGPPAGLPFIPPGSPQLP from the coding sequence GTGAGCGGCGGCCTGCTGGTCGCCGGCACCACCTCGGACGCCGGCAAGAGCGTGCTCACCGCCGGGATCTGCCGCTGGCTGCGCCGCCGGGGCGTGAAGGTGGCGCCCTTCAAGGCGCAGAACATGTCCAACAACTCCGCCGTCGTCGTCGGCCCGGACGGCCGGGGCGGCGAGATCGGGCGGGCGCAGGCGATGCAGGCCGCCGCCTGCGGTCTCGCCCCCGACCTGCGGTTCAACCCGGTGCTGCTCAAGCCGGGCAGCGACCTGGCCAGCCAGGTGGTGCTGCTCGGCGAGGCCGTCGACACGGTCACCGCGGGCAACTTCCGCGAGCTGCGTCCCCGGCTCGCCGAGACCGCGTACGCGGCGCTCGCCGAGCTGCGGGCCGCGTACGACGTCGTGATCTGTGAGGGCGCCGGCAGCCCGGCGGAGATCAACCTGCGGGCCGGCGACTACGTGAACATGGGCTTGGCCCGGCACGCGGGACTGCCCACGATCGTGGTCGGCGACATCGACAGGGGCGGGGTCTTCGCCTCGATGTTCGGCACCCTCGCTCTGCTGGACCCGGCCGACCAGGCGCTGATCGCCGGTTTCGTGATCAACAAGTTCCGGGGCGACCTCGGGCTCCTCCGGCCGGGGCTGGACATGCTGCGCCAGGTCACCGGCCGACCGACGTACGGGGTGCTGCCCTGGGCGCTCGACCTCTGGCTCGACGCGGAGGACTCGCTCGCGTACGGCCGGGTGCTCGGCCGACCGGCGGCCCCGCGCGGCACCGACTGGCTGGACGTGGCGGTGGTCCGGCTGCCCCGGATCAGCAACGCCACCGACGTCGAGGCGCTCGCCACCGAGCCGGGCGTACGGGTCCGGCTGACCGTCGAGCCGGCCGAACTGGCCGCCGCCGACCTGGTCGTGCTGCCCGGCTCGAAGTCGACCGTGGCCGACCTGGCCTGGCTGCGGCAGACCGGCCTGGCCGACGCCGTCCTGGCGCACGCGGCGGCGGGCAAGCCGCTGCTCGGCATCTGCGGCGGCTTCCAGATGCTGGCCCGGGCGATCCACGACCCGGTGGAGAGCCGGCAGGGCAGCGTGCCGGGACTGGGCCTGCTGCCGATCGAGGTCACCTTCGATCTGCGCAAGACCGTCCGGCAGTCGGTCGGCACCGCCCGCGGCGACGTCCCGGTCCACGGCTACGAGATCCACCACGGGTACGTCTCACACGCCGACCCGGCGCTGACCCCGCTGCTGACCTGTGCGGACGGCAGCGGCGAGGGAGCCGTGGTGGGCGCCGTGCACGGTACCCACTGGCACGGCGCCTTCGAGTCCGACGGGTTCCGCCGCCGGTTCCTGACCGAGGTGGCCCGGCTCGCCGGCCGGACCGGCTTCACGGTGGCCCCCGACACCGCCTTCGCCGCCGCCCGCGAGCGCTCCCTGGACCTGCTCGGTGACCTGGTCGAGGAGCACCTCGACACCGACGCCCTCTGGCACCTCGTCGAGTCCGGCCCGCCCGCCGGCCTCCCCTTCATCCCACCCGGATCCCCACAGCTCCCCTGA
- a CDS encoding cobalamin biosynthesis protein, translating into MRQATPVATAAGLVAGYALDALLGDPRRYHPVAGFGCAAGALERRTYRPDRLAGAAFTVLAVGAPVLLGVAATVATRRRPVARAALVAAGTWTVLGGRTLRREATVMGRALRAGDLPAARQRLGHLCGRDPSALDEPELARATVESLAENTSDAVVAPLLWGAVAGLPGLLGYRAANTLDAMVGHRSPRYARFGTPAARLDDLLNLVPARLTGLLTVAVAPTAHGDRERAWRVWRRDRNDHPSPNAGQCEAAMAGALGVRLGGRNVYFGRSEVRPFLGDGPRPEARHLKRAARISGAVGLAALGLAAAYPLTLGRLVGAVGRRVVAGAGRGSGR; encoded by the coding sequence GTGCGACAGGCGACGCCGGTGGCGACCGCGGCGGGACTGGTCGCGGGGTATGCCCTCGACGCGCTCCTCGGAGACCCCCGCCGGTACCACCCCGTGGCCGGCTTCGGCTGTGCCGCCGGGGCACTGGAGCGGCGGACGTACCGTCCGGACCGGCTTGCCGGAGCGGCGTTCACCGTGCTGGCGGTCGGCGCGCCGGTGCTGCTCGGCGTGGCCGCCACGGTCGCCACCCGGCGCCGGCCGGTGGCCCGGGCCGCCCTGGTCGCCGCCGGCACCTGGACGGTGCTGGGCGGGCGCACGCTGCGGCGCGAGGCCACCGTGATGGGGCGGGCGCTGCGCGCCGGCGACCTCCCGGCCGCCCGGCAGCGGCTCGGCCACCTCTGCGGCCGGGACCCGTCCGCGCTCGACGAGCCCGAGCTGGCCCGCGCCACCGTGGAGTCGCTCGCCGAGAACACCTCGGACGCGGTCGTCGCGCCGCTGCTGTGGGGCGCCGTCGCGGGGCTGCCCGGCCTGCTCGGCTACCGCGCGGCGAACACCCTCGACGCCATGGTGGGCCACCGCTCGCCGCGGTACGCCCGGTTCGGCACCCCCGCCGCCCGCCTCGACGACCTGCTCAACCTGGTGCCCGCGCGGCTGACCGGCCTGCTCACCGTCGCGGTCGCGCCGACCGCGCACGGCGACCGGGAACGGGCGTGGCGCGTGTGGCGCCGGGACCGCAACGACCACCCCAGCCCGAACGCCGGGCAGTGCGAGGCGGCGATGGCCGGCGCCCTCGGCGTACGGCTGGGCGGACGCAACGTCTACTTCGGGCGCTCCGAGGTGCGTCCTTTCCTCGGTGACGGCCCCCGCCCCGAGGCACGACACCTCAAGCGGGCCGCCCGGATCTCGGGCGCGGTCGGGCTGGCCGCGCTCGGGCTGGCCGCCGCGTACCCGCTGACCCTCGGCCGGCTGGTGGGCGCCGTCGGGCGGCGCGTCGTGGCCGGGGCGGGGCGGGGGAGCGGGCGGTGA
- a CDS encoding single-stranded DNA-binding protein produces the protein MVGNVLTAPEWRRTTQSNTLVANFKVASTARRLDRDSGRWVDGNSLRVRVNCWRKLAEGVAASVMVGDPVVVCGRLYTRDWTDDAGNHRSLYELEAVAVGHDLSRGRSRFQRTRPTMTTSTVEDAEAEHRVRGETTEPVPAEDAPVLPDRRPLDDDFEPDFGAFAGHGLPGDATGDGSLDPFDDPTDEPHGGQPDGPEPEADGPAPVTDPPEDAPGAGGGRGDAAVAEPGPSSEEAEAGVSPAGRGRRGRGRVPQPV, from the coding sequence ATCGTGGGCAACGTGCTGACCGCGCCGGAGTGGCGTCGCACCACCCAGAGCAACACCCTGGTGGCCAACTTCAAGGTCGCCTCGACCGCCCGCCGGCTCGACCGCGACAGCGGGCGCTGGGTCGACGGCAACAGCCTGCGCGTCCGGGTCAACTGCTGGCGCAAGCTCGCCGAGGGGGTGGCCGCCTCGGTGATGGTCGGCGACCCGGTGGTGGTCTGCGGCCGGCTCTACACCCGCGACTGGACGGACGACGCCGGCAACCACCGCTCGCTCTACGAGCTGGAGGCGGTCGCCGTCGGCCACGACCTGTCCCGGGGCCGCAGCCGGTTCCAGCGCACCCGGCCGACGATGACGACCAGCACCGTCGAGGACGCCGAGGCCGAGCACCGGGTACGCGGCGAGACGACCGAGCCGGTGCCGGCCGAGGACGCCCCCGTCCTGCCGGACCGCCGACCGCTCGACGACGACTTCGAGCCCGACTTCGGCGCGTTCGCCGGTCACGGCCTGCCGGGCGACGCCACCGGCGACGGCTCCCTCGACCCGTTCGACGACCCGACGGACGAGCCCCACGGCGGGCAGCCCGACGGGCCGGAGCCGGAAGCCGACGGCCCGGCGCCGGTGACCGACCCACCGGAGGACGCCCCGGGTGCCGGGGGTGGTCGGGGCGACGCGGCCGTGGCGGAGCCGGGCCCGTCGTCCGAGGAGGCCGAGGCGGGCGTCTCCCCGGCCGGCCGTGGCCGACGGGGCCGGGGGCGGGTGCCGCAGCCCGTGTGA
- a CDS encoding recombinase family protein, whose amino-acid sequence MPRRRKLTAVPGQPKRVVAYRRVSELAGRGGDDFYSPDIQLDGIRRMIRPAGLQEVAVIDDIDETGRDFAREGIDRIRRMAADGHIDAIAVYKIDRFGRNVLESLQVLAELAAKGVTIMSASEQIDTSTPSGRWMLTNLLSLAEMQSDEIGRGWSGAIARRAETGKHHGRPLGYLKRDKMLTPDPDLAPAITEVFRRYAAGEPIGEITEYLATMRGVAMHTPNVKKLLRNAAYRGMVVAGGEELPGEHDALVDDDTWARVQERLDAEAGTPPRALAATWSLVGLVVCPRGHRLQRQGERLVCGQGRGDVKGGDCPGVGRPLLARVEQEVLDQVADYAARLRTDAEARAVRLSKRAAARVDRARLEREVADARAAMVKLATRNALDQLPDEVYQEALADLRRTERTAAAELARLPAEAKVPDPEQEAAMVEKFLALWPKMTFAERGRSLRSVVSHVKVRPAEVWRQPEEKRVTVHFHW is encoded by the coding sequence CCGCCGCCGCAAACTCACCGCCGTACCCGGCCAGCCAAAACGCGTCGTCGCCTACCGCCGCGTCTCCGAACTGGCTGGACGCGGCGGTGACGACTTCTACAGCCCCGACATCCAACTCGACGGCATCCGCCGCATGATCCGCCCCGCAGGACTCCAAGAGGTCGCCGTCATCGACGACATCGACGAGACCGGCCGCGACTTCGCCCGCGAAGGCATCGACCGCATCCGCCGCATGGCCGCAGACGGACACATCGACGCCATCGCCGTCTACAAGATCGATCGGTTCGGCCGCAACGTCCTCGAGAGCCTCCAGGTGCTCGCCGAGCTGGCTGCCAAGGGCGTCACGATCATGTCGGCGTCCGAGCAGATCGACACGTCCACCCCCTCCGGACGGTGGATGCTCACCAACCTGCTCTCCCTGGCCGAGATGCAGTCCGACGAGATCGGCCGCGGCTGGTCCGGTGCCATCGCTCGCCGAGCCGAAACCGGCAAGCACCACGGCCGACCGCTGGGCTACCTCAAGCGCGACAAGATGCTCACCCCTGACCCTGACTTGGCCCCCGCCATCACCGAGGTGTTCCGCCGGTACGCCGCTGGCGAACCCATCGGCGAGATCACCGAGTACCTGGCCACCATGAGGGGCGTGGCGATGCACACGCCCAACGTCAAGAAGCTGCTCCGCAACGCCGCCTACCGAGGCATGGTCGTAGCCGGCGGCGAGGAACTGCCCGGCGAGCACGACGCCCTCGTCGACGACGACACCTGGGCGCGGGTGCAGGAGCGCCTAGACGCCGAGGCGGGCACGCCACCGCGCGCCCTGGCGGCCACATGGTCGCTCGTCGGTCTTGTCGTGTGCCCTCGGGGCCACCGCCTCCAGCGGCAGGGTGAGCGGCTCGTCTGCGGGCAGGGGCGCGGCGACGTGAAAGGTGGCGACTGCCCGGGTGTCGGCCGTCCGCTGCTCGCCCGCGTCGAGCAGGAAGTACTCGATCAGGTCGCGGACTACGCAGCACGACTACGGACAGATGCCGAAGCGCGTGCTGTCCGACTGTCCAAGCGCGCCGCCGCCAGGGTGGACCGCGCCCGCCTGGAGCGAGAGGTGGCCGACGCGCGGGCGGCGATGGTGAAGCTGGCTACCCGCAACGCGCTCGACCAGCTCCCCGACGAGGTGTACCAGGAGGCGCTGGCGGACCTTCGGCGCACCGAGCGGACTGCCGCTGCCGAGCTGGCCAGGTTGCCGGCCGAGGCGAAGGTGCCCGACCCGGAGCAAGAGGCTGCGATGGTGGAGAAGTTCCTCGCACTGTGGCCGAAAATGACGTTTGCCGAACGCGGTCGATCGTTACGTTCTGTGGTCAGTCACGTTAAGGTGCGGCCGGCGGAAGTGTGGCGGCAGCCGGAAGAGAAGCGCGTGACGGTGCATTTCCACTGGTAG